The Myxocyprinus asiaticus isolate MX2 ecotype Aquarium Trade chromosome 31, UBuf_Myxa_2, whole genome shotgun sequence genome has a segment encoding these proteins:
- the LOC127422196 gene encoding vascular endothelial zinc finger 1-like isoform X1, whose amino-acid sequence MEPSWSSFLFQQANEALHHQHQNSLLPLLNSGNEPQDQKPVLPIPLDQKPPVSDLLKDNMTTGAGGRGGGGGGGGGGGGGGGGLVVVKKEPKSKTPFICGYCNKAFRDSYHLRRHESCHTGIKMVSRPKKTTTAPTMVPLISTVPRDNNGIPSYVSTVASILTTATTSASTATGVMSALPQQQPAVPKKPPKPVKKNHGCEMCGKAFRDVYHLNRHKLSHSDEKPFECPICHQRFKRKDRMTYHVRSHDGGVHKPYICSVCGKGFSRPDHLSCHVKHVHSTERPFKCQVTACTSAFATKDRLRSHMIRHEGKVTCNICGKMLSAAYITSHLKTHGQANFNSPCNKDSNNVCNSSSAMPVTPSSASNTTAMNRGSTSNTVTIAAQMNITTNTVNITSPVGLQHPVTITAPVNIASVNIPATAPMNIAHPVAITSPMSMNITGPLNIAMRSMDSMSFLSQVLPSSPPW is encoded by the exons CAGGCCAATGAAGCCCTCCACCACCAGCATCAGAACAGCCTGCTGCCGCTGCTCAACTCTGGGAATGAGCCACAGGATCAAAAGCCTGTTCTTCCCATCCCTCTCGACCAGAAGCCCCCAGTTAGTGACCTCCTCAAGGACAACATGACCACTGGGGCAGGTGgaaggggaggaggaggaggaggaggaggtggcggTGGTGGTGGCGGTGGCGGTCTGGTGGTTGTAAAGAAGGAGCCCAAGTCAAAAACACCCTTCATATGCGGCTACTGCAACAAGGCATTTCGGGACAGCTACCACCTAAGGCGGCATGAGTCCTGTCACACGGGCATTAAGATGGTGTCACGGCCCAAGAAGACAACCACGGCGCCCACCATGGTGCCTCTCATTTCCACTGTGCCACGGGACAACAACGGAATTCCCTCCTACGTGTCCACAGTGGCAAGCATCCTCACCACGGCCACCACCTCCGCGTCCACGGCCACTGGTGTGATGTCGGCCCTGCCTCAGCAACAGCCAGCCGTACCCAAGAAGCCTCCCAAACCGGTGAAGAAGAACCACGGCTGTGAGATGTGTGGTAAAGCCTTCCGCGATGTCTACCACCTCAATCGTCACAAGCTCTCACACTCAGACGAGAAGCCCTTCGAGTGCCCCATCTGTCACCAGCGCTTCAAGAGGAAGGACCGTATGACCTATCACGTGCGCTCTCACGACGGCGGTGTGCACAAGCCATATATCTGCTCCGTTTGTGGGAAGGGCTTCTCTCG GCCAGATCATCTTAGCTGTCATGTCAAGCATGTGCACTCCACAGAACGACCCTTTAAATGCCAAGTAACG GCCTGCACGTCAGCCTTCGCTACCAAAGACCGTCTGCGCTCACACATGATACGGCATGAGGGCAAGGTCACCTGCAACATCTGTGGGAAGATGCTGAGCGCTGCCTACATCACCAGCCACCTCAAGACCCACGGGCAGGCCAACTTCAACTCTCCCTGTAACAAAG ACTCTAACAACGTGTGCAACTCTTCTTCAGCCATGCCAGTCACTCCTTCTTCTGCGTCTAACACTACGGCCATGAACCGTGGCAGCACTAGCAACACCGTCACCATCGCCGCCCAGATGAACATCACCACCAACACGGTCAACATCACCTCCCCTGTTGGCCTGCAGCACCCGGTCACCATCACTGCTCCCGTCAACATCGCCTCCGTCAACATCCCAGCCACGGCGCCAATGAACATCGCCCACCCTGTCGCCATCACCTCTCCCATGTCAATGAACATCACTGGTCCCCTTAACATCGCCATGCGTTCGATGGATAGCATGTCTTTCCTCTCGCAGGTACTGCCTTCCTCCCCaccctggtaa
- the LOC127422196 gene encoding vascular endothelial zinc finger 1-like isoform X2, with the protein MKFYQQANEALHHQHQNSLLPLLNSGNEPQDQKPVLPIPLDQKPPVSDLLKDNMTTGAGGRGGGGGGGGGGGGGGGGLVVVKKEPKSKTPFICGYCNKAFRDSYHLRRHESCHTGIKMVSRPKKTTTAPTMVPLISTVPRDNNGIPSYVSTVASILTTATTSASTATGVMSALPQQQPAVPKKPPKPVKKNHGCEMCGKAFRDVYHLNRHKLSHSDEKPFECPICHQRFKRKDRMTYHVRSHDGGVHKPYICSVCGKGFSRPDHLSCHVKHVHSTERPFKCQVTACTSAFATKDRLRSHMIRHEGKVTCNICGKMLSAAYITSHLKTHGQANFNSPCNKDSNNVCNSSSAMPVTPSSASNTTAMNRGSTSNTVTIAAQMNITTNTVNITSPVGLQHPVTITAPVNIASVNIPATAPMNIAHPVAITSPMSMNITGPLNIAMRSMDSMSFLSQVLPSSPPW; encoded by the exons CAGGCCAATGAAGCCCTCCACCACCAGCATCAGAACAGCCTGCTGCCGCTGCTCAACTCTGGGAATGAGCCACAGGATCAAAAGCCTGTTCTTCCCATCCCTCTCGACCAGAAGCCCCCAGTTAGTGACCTCCTCAAGGACAACATGACCACTGGGGCAGGTGgaaggggaggaggaggaggaggaggaggtggcggTGGTGGTGGCGGTGGCGGTCTGGTGGTTGTAAAGAAGGAGCCCAAGTCAAAAACACCCTTCATATGCGGCTACTGCAACAAGGCATTTCGGGACAGCTACCACCTAAGGCGGCATGAGTCCTGTCACACGGGCATTAAGATGGTGTCACGGCCCAAGAAGACAACCACGGCGCCCACCATGGTGCCTCTCATTTCCACTGTGCCACGGGACAACAACGGAATTCCCTCCTACGTGTCCACAGTGGCAAGCATCCTCACCACGGCCACCACCTCCGCGTCCACGGCCACTGGTGTGATGTCGGCCCTGCCTCAGCAACAGCCAGCCGTACCCAAGAAGCCTCCCAAACCGGTGAAGAAGAACCACGGCTGTGAGATGTGTGGTAAAGCCTTCCGCGATGTCTACCACCTCAATCGTCACAAGCTCTCACACTCAGACGAGAAGCCCTTCGAGTGCCCCATCTGTCACCAGCGCTTCAAGAGGAAGGACCGTATGACCTATCACGTGCGCTCTCACGACGGCGGTGTGCACAAGCCATATATCTGCTCCGTTTGTGGGAAGGGCTTCTCTCG GCCAGATCATCTTAGCTGTCATGTCAAGCATGTGCACTCCACAGAACGACCCTTTAAATGCCAAGTAACG GCCTGCACGTCAGCCTTCGCTACCAAAGACCGTCTGCGCTCACACATGATACGGCATGAGGGCAAGGTCACCTGCAACATCTGTGGGAAGATGCTGAGCGCTGCCTACATCACCAGCCACCTCAAGACCCACGGGCAGGCCAACTTCAACTCTCCCTGTAACAAAG ACTCTAACAACGTGTGCAACTCTTCTTCAGCCATGCCAGTCACTCCTTCTTCTGCGTCTAACACTACGGCCATGAACCGTGGCAGCACTAGCAACACCGTCACCATCGCCGCCCAGATGAACATCACCACCAACACGGTCAACATCACCTCCCCTGTTGGCCTGCAGCACCCGGTCACCATCACTGCTCCCGTCAACATCGCCTCCGTCAACATCCCAGCCACGGCGCCAATGAACATCGCCCACCCTGTCGCCATCACCTCTCCCATGTCAATGAACATCACTGGTCCCCTTAACATCGCCATGCGTTCGATGGATAGCATGTCTTTCCTCTCGCAGGTACTGCCTTCCTCCCCaccctggtaa